In a genomic window of Canis lupus familiaris isolate Mischka breed German Shepherd chromosome 13, alternate assembly UU_Cfam_GSD_1.0, whole genome shotgun sequence:
- the CSN3 gene encoding kappa-casein isoform X1, giving the protein MMKRFFLVVNIVALALPFLQGAEVQNQEQPTCRENDERLFNQKTVKYIPIHYVLNSFSHYEPNYYPHRPAEPINHQYVPYPFYAKPAVAVRTHAQIPQWQVLPNAYPPTMMHRPQLHPSFIAIPPKKIQDKTSIPTINTIATAEATPIPFTEPKVNTAVTSDASSEFTITSTPETTTVPVTSPVV; this is encoded by the exons ATGATGAAGAGATTTTTCCTAGTTGTGAATATCGTTGCATTAGCCTTGCCATTTTTG CAGGGTGCAGAGGTGCAAAACCAGGAACAACCAACt TGTCGTGAGAATGATGAAAGACTGTTCAATCAGAAAACTGTCAAGTATATCCCTATTCATTATGTGCTAAATAGCTTTTCTCACTATGAACCCAACTACTACCCACATAGACCAGCTGAACCAATTAATCATCAATATGTGCCTTATCCATTTTATGCAAAACCTGCAGTTGCAGTTAGGACACATGCCCAAATTCCTCAATGGCAGGTCCTGCCAAATGCCTACCCACCCACTATGATGCATCGCCCACAACTACATCCATCATTTATTGCCATTCCCCCAAAGAAAATTCAGGATAAGACAAGCATCCCTACCATCAATACCATTGCTACTGCTGAGGCTACACCTATTCCTTTCACTGAACCAAAAGTGAACACTGCAGTCACTTCAGATGCTTCCTCAGAATTCACCATCACAAGCACACCTGAGACTACCACAGTTCCAGTTACTTCACCTGTAGTCTAA
- the CSN3 gene encoding kappa-casein isoform X2: MMKRFFLVVNIVALALPFLGAEVQNQEQPTCRENDERLFNQKTVKYIPIHYVLNSFSHYEPNYYPHRPAEPINHQYVPYPFYAKPAVAVRTHAQIPQWQVLPNAYPPTMMHRPQLHPSFIAIPPKKIQDKTSIPTINTIATAEATPIPFTEPKVNTAVTSDASSEFTITSTPETTTVPVTSPVV; encoded by the exons ATGATGAAGAGATTTTTCCTAGTTGTGAATATCGTTGCATTAGCCTTGCCATTTTTG GGTGCAGAGGTGCAAAACCAGGAACAACCAACt TGTCGTGAGAATGATGAAAGACTGTTCAATCAGAAAACTGTCAAGTATATCCCTATTCATTATGTGCTAAATAGCTTTTCTCACTATGAACCCAACTACTACCCACATAGACCAGCTGAACCAATTAATCATCAATATGTGCCTTATCCATTTTATGCAAAACCTGCAGTTGCAGTTAGGACACATGCCCAAATTCCTCAATGGCAGGTCCTGCCAAATGCCTACCCACCCACTATGATGCATCGCCCACAACTACATCCATCATTTATTGCCATTCCCCCAAAGAAAATTCAGGATAAGACAAGCATCCCTACCATCAATACCATTGCTACTGCTGAGGCTACACCTATTCCTTTCACTGAACCAAAAGTGAACACTGCAGTCACTTCAGATGCTTCCTCAGAATTCACCATCACAAGCACACCTGAGACTACCACAGTTCCAGTTACTTCACCTGTAGTCTAA